One Drosophila willistoni isolate 14030-0811.24 chromosome 2R unlocalized genomic scaffold, UCI_dwil_1.1 Seg167, whole genome shotgun sequence DNA segment encodes these proteins:
- the LOC6641857 gene encoding cilia- and flagella-associated protein 20: MFKNTFQSGFLSILYSIGSKPLQLWDKKVRNGHIKRITDNDIQSLVLEIVGTNVSTTFITCPADPKKTLGIKLPFLVMIIKNMKKYFTFEVQVLDDKNVRRRFRASNYQSTTRVKPFICTMPMRLDEGWNQIQFNLSDFTRRAYGTNYVETLRVQIHANCRIRRVYFSDRLYSEDELPPEFKLFLPIQKPVQKSNAICS; encoded by the exons ATGTTCAAAAACACATTTCAATCTGGATTCTTGTCCATCCTCTATAGCATCGGCTCGAAGCCTCTCCAGCTATGGGACAAAAAGGTGCGCAATGGCCACATAAAGAGGATAACGGACAACGACATTCAGAGCTTGGTGTTGGAAATAGTTGGTACCAATGTAAGCACCACGTTTATCACATGTCCGGCTGACCCAAAGAAAACACTTGGCATCAAATTGCCATTCCTGGTGATGATCATTAAAAACATGAAGAAGTATTTTACATTTGAAGTGCAG GTGTTGGATGACAAAAACGTTCGCCGTAGGTTCCGAGCCAGCAATTATCAGTCAACTACCCGGGTGAAGCCCTTCATTTGCACAATGCCCATGCGCCTGGACGAGGGCTGGAATCAGATTCAATTCAACTTGTCTGATTTTACGCGTCGAGCCTACGGCACAAACTATGTGGAAACGTTGCGCGTGCAAATCCATGCCAATTGCCGGATCAGACGAGTATATTTCTCAGATCGACTATACTCGGAGGATGAGCTGCCGCCAGAGTTTAAATTGTTTCTACCTATACAGAAACCCGTACAAAAATCAAATGCTATATGCAGTTAA
- the LOC6641991 gene encoding methionine aminopeptidase 1D, mitochondrial, giving the protein MLCHIQRRIIQRFPHHLRRNFFQFGRGKRELGQCEQIFAPGNLSPERVVPSHIDKPEYYNKHMEPGNTLGTPEIKTIEQQNAMRLSGQLAARILRECGEQAKIGITTDEIDAFAHERIIAANAYPSPLRYAGFPKSICTSINNVACHGIPDDRRLVDGDIINIDVTVYLNGYHGDCSKTYLVGNVDERGRFLVDSTRECLEKCIAICSPGVPFNKIGCLIEKFCQERQLESVAAFIGHGIGNYFHGPPEIYHFHNDSPGEMKPGMTFTIEPILSLGDSNIALLEDGWTAISLDGARSAQFEHTILITETGCEVLTKES; this is encoded by the exons atgttatgCCATATACAGAGAAGAATTATCCAAAGATTTCCTCATCATTTACGACgaaatttctttcaatttgGCAGGGGTAAGAG AGAACTTGGACAATGTGAGCAAATCTTTGCGCCTGGTAATCTTTCGCCGGAACGTGTTGTTCCTTCACACATTGACAAACCCGAGTACTATAATAAGCACATGGAACCCGGCAACACTTTGGGAACGCCGGAAATAAAAACTATCGAGCAACAGAATGCCATGCGATTAAGTGGACAGCTGGCTGCTCGAATCTTACGCGAATGTGGCGAACAGGCTAAAATTGGAATAACTACGGATGAAATTGATGCTTTTGCACATGAGCGGATAATTGCAGCCAACGCATATCCGTCTCCTTTGCGATACGCAGGTTTCCCCAAATCAATTTGTACGTCTATCAATAATGTAGCTTGCCATGGCATTCCGGATGATCGACGATTGGTCGATGGTGACATTATCAATATTGATGTGACAGTTTACCTCAATGGCTATCATGGGGACTGCTCCAAGACGTATCTCGTAGGCAATGTTGACGAGCGTGGACGCTTTCTGGTAGATTCAACTAGAGAGTGTCTGGAAAAGTGTATTGCAATATGCAGCCCAGGTGTGCCATTTAACAAAATTGGTTGTCTGATAGAGAAATTTTGCCAAGAACGTCAACTGGAATCAGTGGCCGCATTTATTGGGCATGGAATTGGGAATTATTTCCACGGACCCCCCGAAATTTATCACTTTC ATAATGACTCTCCTGGCGAAATGAAACCTGGAATGACATTTACAATTGAGCCCATTTTATCACTAGGCGATTCCAATATAGCGTTACTTGAGGATGGATGGACTGCTATTAGTTTAGATGGCGCTAGGAGCGCCCAATTCGAGCACACTATTTTGATAACAGAAACCGGCTGCGAAGTTCTCACCAAAGAAAGCTAA